A stretch of Methylotuvimicrobium alcaliphilum 20Z DNA encodes these proteins:
- a CDS encoding GNAT family N-acetyltransferase, with protein sequence MTEAISPDLKIEPFGSHHNRAGFACGVESLDRYFKTQANQDVKRKINGVFVLVDPREPTEVLGYYTLCATALAQGDVPEAARKHVPRYPLVSATLIGRLAVASRQQRQGLGALLLADAVKRAYASASSIGSSMLIVDAISEQAAAFYEANGFICLPDSLRLILPMQAIAKLVES encoded by the coding sequence ATGACTGAGGCGATATCGCCAGACTTAAAAATCGAACCATTCGGCTCCCATCACAACCGTGCTGGCTTTGCCTGCGGCGTCGAAAGCCTGGATCGCTATTTCAAAACACAAGCCAATCAAGATGTGAAGCGCAAAATCAACGGCGTATTCGTTCTCGTCGATCCGCGCGAACCGACTGAAGTCCTTGGCTACTACACCTTGTGTGCGACCGCGCTCGCACAAGGGGACGTACCAGAAGCGGCCCGCAAACACGTCCCGCGCTATCCTTTGGTCAGTGCAACCCTTATAGGTCGTCTGGCCGTGGCAAGTCGTCAACAAAGACAGGGGTTGGGCGCACTGTTGCTAGCGGATGCGGTGAAGCGGGCTTATGCGAGCGCAAGTTCTATTGGATCTTCCATGCTCATCGTAGATGCCATCAGCGAACAGGCGGCTGCCTTTTACGAGGCTAACGGCTTTATTTGCTTACCAGACTCTCTTCGACTGATATTGCCAATGCAAGCCATTGCGAAACTGGTGGAGTCGTAA
- a CDS encoding conjugal transfer protein TrbD: MAGRTIPIRRAGNRDNLFMGGDRELVMFSGLLAGALIFSAQDMRATVFGVCLWFGALFVFRLMAKSDPKLRYVYLRSRRYKKYYPPRSTPFRDNTNTQGRQYQ, from the coding sequence ATGGCCGGTCGCACGATTCCCATTCGTCGGGCCGGCAATAGAGACAACCTATTCATGGGCGGGGATCGGGAATTGGTGATGTTCTCGGGACTTCTCGCCGGAGCGCTGATTTTCAGTGCTCAGGACATGAGGGCTACGGTATTCGGCGTCTGTCTTTGGTTCGGCGCACTCTTCGTGTTCCGACTCATGGCAAAGAGCGATCCTAAGCTGCGCTACGTTTATCTGCGGAGCCGTCGCTACAAGAAGTATTACCCGCCGCGTAGTACGCCGTTTCGTGACAATACCAATACCCAAGGGAGACAATACCAATGA
- the kleE gene encoding KleE stable inheritance protein has translation MNIIKFPQKVSPAGKQAPVPTHDLTREPVKPTRVKIVLDKILSFVWVMTVLAWPLVKWVLSIEIFFQMLRMIYHWDTPGVYAGWTFLLHFSVLVVLTWFVDFYRPQGMKQR, from the coding sequence ATGAACATAATCAAGTTTCCTCAAAAGGTGAGTCCGGCCGGAAAACAAGCGCCGGTTCCGACGCATGATCTTACTCGTGAGCCGGTTAAACCAACGAGAGTAAAAATCGTTCTCGACAAAATATTGAGTTTTGTTTGGGTGATGACAGTGCTTGCCTGGCCACTCGTTAAATGGGTGCTGTCAATCGAAATTTTCTTCCAGATGCTGCGCATGATCTACCATTGGGACACGCCCGGCGTTTATGCCGGTTGGACTTTTCTATTGCATTTCTCTGTATTGGTAGTGCTGACCTGGTTTGTCGATTTTTATAGACCGCAAGGCATGAAGCAACGATAA
- a CDS encoding type II toxin-antitoxin system TacA family antitoxin translates to MSSKNLQLTQNPVRKERLGFRLDEQTKDLIERAAHLESRKLTDFCIAALTDAARRTIAEHETLILSELDRKVFFDTLMSPPQASERLVRALAEHKRRIIS, encoded by the coding sequence ATGTCCAGCAAGAACTTGCAGTTAACACAAAACCCAGTACGCAAAGAAAGACTTGGTTTTCGTTTGGATGAACAAACCAAGGACTTAATCGAACGCGCAGCCCATCTGGAATCACGAAAACTGACTGACTTTTGTATAGCGGCACTTACCGATGCTGCACGACGAACCATTGCGGAGCATGAAACACTGATACTTTCCGAGCTTGACCGAAAGGTATTTTTCGATACGCTCATGAGCCCACCGCAAGCAAGTGAACGACTTGTTCGCGCACTGGCCGAGCACAAACGGCGGATCATTTCATAA
- a CDS encoding VirB4 family type IV secretion/conjugal transfer ATPase — translation MIEVLAIMIAVLGVVLLLMLFARIRSVDAELKLKKYRSKDAGLGDLLNYAAVVDDGVIVGKNGSFMAAWIYKGDDNASSTDAQREMVSFRINQALVGLGSGWMVHVDAVRRPAPNYAELGLSHFPDPVSAAIDEERRRLFERLGTMYEGYFVLTLTWFPPVLAQRKFVELMFDDNTPAPNHRARTTGLITQFKREITSIEERLLTAITMTRLRGQKVVTEEGASVTHDDFLSWIQFCITGKHHPVQLPSNPMYLDALIGGQELRTGVVPKIGRSLIQVVAIEGFPLESTPGILSALGELSCDYRWSSRFIFMDQHEAVAHLDKFRKKWRQKVRGFFDQVFNTNTGPIDQDALSMVEDAESAIAEVNSGFVAMGYYTSVVILMHEDRTRLEAIARQVEKAINRLGFVARIETTNTMDAYLGSLPGHGVENVRRPLINTMNLADLLPTSTIWTGSATAPCPLYPPMSQALMHCVTHGATPFRLNLHVRDVGHTFMFGPTGAGKSTHLAIIAAQLRRYAGMSIYAFDKGMSIYPLTKAVGGLHFSVAGDGESLAFCPLQFLETRGDRAWAMEWIDTILALNGLITTPEQRNKIGHAILSMSGTQSRTLSDFSTTVQDLPIREALQQYTIGSSMGYLLDAEEDGLSLSSFTTFEIEELMGLGDKFALPVLLYLFRRIERSLHGQPAVIILDEAWLMLGHPVFRDKIREWLKVLRKANCLVLMATQSLSDAANSGILDVIVESTATKIFLPNVYARDEDTAALYRRMGLNARQIEILATAIPKQQYYYVSEYGRRLYDLALGPLALSLAGASDKDSVAAIKNLETKFGDRWVHEWLAGRGLKLNDYLEPAI, via the coding sequence ATGATCGAAGTACTCGCGATTATGATTGCTGTACTCGGCGTCGTCTTGCTACTTATGCTGTTCGCCCGCATCCGGTCGGTCGATGCGGAGCTGAAGCTCAAAAAGTATCGATCCAAGGACGCCGGGTTGGGCGATCTGCTTAATTATGCCGCCGTCGTCGATGACGGTGTCATTGTCGGTAAAAACGGCTCATTTATGGCGGCATGGATATACAAAGGGGACGACAACGCGAGCAGCACCGATGCGCAGCGCGAAATGGTGTCTTTCCGCATTAATCAAGCCCTCGTCGGCCTTGGCAGTGGGTGGATGGTACACGTCGATGCTGTGCGCCGCCCAGCCCCTAATTACGCTGAATTGGGTTTGTCGCATTTCCCCGATCCGGTATCTGCCGCGATCGATGAAGAGCGACGCAGGCTATTCGAGCGCCTGGGAACGATGTACGAGGGTTATTTCGTATTAACGCTGACCTGGTTTCCGCCGGTTCTAGCGCAACGTAAATTTGTCGAGCTCATGTTCGATGACAACACGCCGGCGCCGAATCACAGAGCTCGCACCACGGGGCTCATCACTCAATTCAAACGTGAAATAACGTCGATAGAGGAACGCCTGTTAACGGCTATTACGATGACGCGTCTCAGAGGTCAGAAGGTCGTTACCGAGGAGGGAGCATCTGTTACGCATGATGATTTTTTGAGCTGGATACAATTTTGCATTACCGGCAAGCATCATCCCGTACAGCTCCCCAGCAATCCCATGTATCTGGATGCTCTCATTGGCGGGCAAGAACTGCGCACCGGGGTCGTGCCAAAAATAGGCCGCTCCCTCATCCAAGTCGTCGCGATCGAAGGCTTCCCGCTGGAGTCGACTCCAGGAATCTTAAGCGCTCTGGGCGAATTATCCTGCGACTACCGCTGGTCATCCCGGTTTATTTTCATGGATCAGCATGAGGCGGTTGCCCACCTGGACAAATTCCGTAAAAAGTGGCGCCAAAAAGTGCGCGGCTTCTTCGACCAGGTTTTTAATACCAATACCGGACCTATCGATCAGGATGCTCTGTCGATGGTAGAGGATGCCGAATCCGCGATAGCCGAGGTGAACAGCGGCTTTGTCGCGATGGGCTATTACACCAGTGTCGTTATTTTGATGCATGAGGATAGAACGCGACTTGAGGCAATCGCACGGCAGGTAGAAAAGGCGATAAACCGTCTCGGTTTTGTCGCGCGTATAGAGACCACCAACACGATGGATGCGTATCTAGGCAGCTTACCGGGTCACGGTGTCGAGAATGTTCGCCGACCCCTCATCAACACGATGAACCTCGCCGATTTGTTGCCCACGTCAACGATCTGGACGGGTAGCGCAACAGCCCCTTGCCCGCTGTATCCGCCCATGTCTCAGGCACTGATGCACTGCGTGACTCACGGGGCCACACCTTTCCGACTGAATCTGCATGTCCGCGATGTCGGCCATACTTTTATGTTTGGACCCACAGGTGCGGGTAAATCGACGCATCTAGCCATTATCGCCGCACAATTACGACGTTATGCCGGCATGTCGATCTACGCATTCGATAAGGGTATGTCAATTTATCCGCTTACCAAGGCCGTTGGTGGGCTGCATTTTTCAGTGGCGGGGGACGGCGAATCACTCGCATTTTGTCCACTGCAATTCCTCGAAACGCGGGGCGACCGGGCTTGGGCAATGGAATGGATAGATACCATCCTGGCGTTGAACGGTTTGATCACCACACCCGAGCAACGCAATAAAATAGGCCATGCCATTCTGAGCATGAGCGGCACTCAGTCCCGCACACTATCCGATTTCAGCACGACCGTACAAGACTTACCGATTCGTGAGGCGCTACAACAATACACTATCGGTTCATCGATGGGCTATCTGTTGGACGCCGAAGAGGATGGACTCTCTTTGTCCTCATTTACGACGTTTGAAATCGAGGAGCTGATGGGATTAGGCGATAAATTCGCGCTCCCCGTGCTGTTGTATCTATTTCGAAGAATAGAGCGATCACTCCACGGCCAACCGGCCGTCATCATTCTGGACGAAGCCTGGTTGATGCTTGGGCATCCGGTATTTCGCGACAAAATCCGCGAATGGCTCAAGGTCTTGCGCAAAGCCAATTGCCTTGTCTTGATGGCGACGCAAAGCCTGTCTGACGCGGCCAACTCGGGCATCTTGGATGTCATCGTTGAATCGACAGCAACCAAAATCTTCCTGCCCAACGTGTATGCCCGCGACGAAGACACGGCAGCCCTCTACCGTCGTATGGGCCTCAATGCCCGCCAAATCGAAATTTTGGCGACCGCCATTCCGAAACAGCAATATTACTACGTTTCCGAATATGGCCGCCGTCTCTACGACCTCGCTCTCGGTCCGCTTGCCCTGTCACTTGCCGGTGCCTCGGACAAGGATTCCGTTGCAGCCATCAAGAATCTGGAAACCAAATTCGGCGATCGGTGGGTTCATGAATGGCTCGCCGGGCGTGGACTGAAACTCAATGACTACCTGGAGCCCGCAATATGA
- the trbC gene encoding conjugal transfer system pilin TrbC — protein sequence MQFAIPSLQNDRHSILYLSLFVLLMAVIFLPQPAFASEGTGGSLPYESWLTNLRNSVTGPVAFALSIIGIVVAGGVLIFGGELNGFFRTLIFIVLVMALLVGAQNMMGTFFGRGAEIALLSDGLVNYAHNAASIATGRVV from the coding sequence ATGCAATTCGCAATTCCATCGCTTCAGAACGACCGTCACAGCATTTTGTACCTGAGCCTATTCGTACTGCTCATGGCCGTTATCTTTTTGCCGCAACCGGCCTTTGCGTCGGAAGGCACCGGCGGCTCGCTGCCCTATGAGAGTTGGCTGACGAATCTGCGCAATTCCGTTACCGGTCCGGTGGCATTTGCGCTCTCGATTATCGGCATTGTGGTTGCCGGCGGCGTGCTTATTTTCGGCGGCGAACTGAACGGTTTTTTCAGAACGTTGATTTTTATCGTCCTGGTCATGGCGTTACTGGTCGGCGCCCAAAATATGATGGGTACCTTCTTTGGTCGCGGCGCCGAAATAGCCTTACTGTCTGACGGTTTAGTCAATTACGCTCACAACGCGGCATCTATCGCTACCGGAAGGGTTGTGTAA
- a CDS encoding transcriptional repressor gene korB has protein sequence MNAKKKSSLGLESIGDLSELLDQPEITKSFGPLELSLELIDEDPDQPRTADNPGFSSESIAEIGQTIKDRGVKSPISVREHPEIEGRYIINHGARRYRGSKWAGKKTIPVFIDNDYNHADQVIENLQRNELTPREIADFIGRELAMGKKKGEIAKEIGKSAAFVTQHVTLLDLPEPIALIFNTGRVRDVTVINELVTVYKKNPSEVETWLDDDSLDLTRGSVKLLREYLDDKKRQQLEDQDSDEEYYPDTVDTLTDKTDAETVKTYSETVDRDEEHDTEEPKHKREERENDSDKLKKAIVRVLHDGRIARLVLSRRPTQDGYAWVKYDDDGNEFETDLGSVQLIAVLEG, from the coding sequence ATGAACGCCAAGAAGAAATCGAGCTTGGGCCTAGAGAGCATAGGCGATCTTTCAGAACTTTTAGATCAGCCGGAAATAACTAAGAGCTTCGGCCCACTGGAACTGTCGCTAGAACTGATTGATGAAGATCCGGATCAGCCTCGAACAGCCGATAACCCCGGTTTCTCATCCGAGAGTATTGCAGAAATAGGGCAGACGATCAAAGACCGTGGCGTGAAGTCTCCCATATCGGTAAGGGAGCATCCCGAGATAGAGGGCCGCTACATTATCAATCACGGTGCGCGTCGTTACCGTGGATCCAAGTGGGCAGGAAAGAAGACCATCCCGGTTTTCATTGACAACGATTACAATCACGCGGACCAGGTTATTGAGAACCTGCAACGAAATGAGCTGACTCCGCGCGAGATCGCTGATTTTATCGGTCGCGAGCTGGCGATGGGTAAGAAGAAGGGCGAAATTGCCAAAGAAATCGGTAAATCGGCGGCATTTGTGACGCAGCATGTCACCTTGCTGGATTTGCCGGAGCCGATTGCGCTGATATTCAACACCGGTCGCGTCAGGGATGTAACCGTCATCAATGAGCTGGTGACTGTTTACAAAAAGAATCCCTCTGAAGTGGAAACATGGCTGGACGACGACAGCCTGGACTTGACGCGGGGATCGGTTAAGTTGTTGCGTGAATACCTCGATGACAAAAAACGTCAACAACTAGAGGATCAAGACAGTGACGAAGAGTATTATCCAGATACAGTGGATACGCTAACAGACAAGACCGATGCCGAAACCGTCAAGACTTATTCCGAGACAGTCGATAGAGACGAGGAGCACGACACAGAAGAGCCCAAACATAAGAGGGAAGAGAGGGAGAACGATTCGGACAAGCTCAAGAAAGCGATTGTACGGGTACTGCATGACGGCCGCATCGCCCGATTGGTTCTATCGCGACGACCAACTCAAGACGGTTACGCATGGGTGAAATATGATGATGATGGGAATGAGTTCGAAACTGACCTTGGTAGTGTGCAGCTTATTGCAGTGCTAGAAGGATAG
- a CDS encoding DNA-binding protein, whose amino-acid sequence MRPVEFAQEEIIKAGQELQESGRNITGFALRTKVGGGNPSRLKQVWDEYVSSQSVVKTEPVAELPIEVADEVAAVTKSLTDRLASLAVELNDKAVKAAERRVAEVIRTAGEQREQAERELADASQTVDDLEEQLDELRAELESAQERIADMSRENQVQAVELAKVRERLAAAEQSARAAAEQNAAAISKLNNALESAQSTGVQLKRENDAHAVELAQLRERLAASEQRAVMAAEKSEAEASKLNSALEAAQSEKNQVAEQLAVFKAQMVAEQKVQQEQRKASAQEASRQAERYTKVRAERDEAVKDAAKVREETASLRGRIQALEEVMATLSKDININSPK is encoded by the coding sequence ATGAGACCCGTAGAATTTGCCCAAGAAGAAATCATCAAAGCCGGCCAAGAACTGCAAGAATCCGGGCGCAATATCACCGGATTTGCCCTCCGCACCAAGGTTGGTGGCGGCAATCCAAGCAGATTGAAACAGGTCTGGGATGAGTACGTTAGCAGTCAGTCCGTTGTTAAAACTGAGCCGGTGGCAGAACTGCCTATTGAAGTTGCCGACGAAGTGGCGGCCGTCACTAAATCGCTTACTGATCGATTGGCAAGTTTGGCAGTAGAGTTAAACGATAAGGCCGTTAAGGCCGCCGAGCGCCGCGTTGCAGAAGTCATTAGGACCGCTGGCGAGCAGCGCGAACAGGCCGAGCGCGAACTTGCTGACGCCTCTCAGACGGTTGATGATCTGGAAGAACAGCTTGATGAGCTACGGGCTGAGCTAGAATCTGCTCAGGAACGCATTGCGGATATGTCTAGAGAAAATCAGGTACAAGCCGTAGAGCTTGCCAAGGTTCGCGAGCGACTGGCGGCTGCCGAGCAAAGCGCTAGGGCGGCTGCCGAGCAAAATGCGGCAGCGATAAGTAAACTGAATAATGCCTTGGAATCCGCTCAATCGACAGGTGTGCAGTTGAAGCGTGAGAACGATGCGCATGCTGTAGAGCTGGCTCAGTTGCGCGAGCGACTAGCGGCAAGCGAGCAGCGTGCTGTGATGGCGGCCGAGAAGAGTGAGGCAGAGGCGAGTAAGTTGAATAGCGCCCTGGAAGCCGCTCAGAGCGAGAAGAACCAAGTCGCTGAGCAGCTTGCTGTATTTAAGGCTCAGATGGTCGCTGAGCAGAAGGTTCAGCAGGAGCAGCGCAAAGCAAGTGCTCAAGAAGCTTCTCGTCAGGCCGAGCGCTACACCAAGGTTCGCGCTGAGCGAGATGAGGCAGTTAAGGATGCGGCTAAAGTTCGCGAGGAAACCGCTTCTCTTCGTGGACGCATTCAGGCGTTGGAGGAAGTAATGGCTACCCTATCGAAGGATATAAATATAAATTCTCCTAAATAG
- a CDS encoding transcriptional regulator: MYNYIFFTNILRILDERGMSKKELHDLSGVSNSFLSDLTSGTGNPSLKVMEAIAKALEVPLPLLLESTDLDKAALDELAGGTAMHSLPPGYERVSVILPEVKAFIVKKWGEETRAKIRQS; this comes from the coding sequence GTGTACAACTACATATTCTTTACCAACATTCTTCGTATTTTGGACGAGCGTGGAATGTCCAAAAAAGAATTACATGATCTATCCGGAGTGTCGAACTCGTTTTTATCCGATCTCACATCGGGTACCGGCAATCCATCGCTTAAGGTAATGGAGGCTATAGCTAAGGCGTTAGAAGTTCCGTTGCCTCTTCTGCTCGAATCAACTGACTTGGACAAGGCAGCGCTCGATGAGCTGGCGGGCGGTACGGCTATGCATAGTCTGCCACCGGGATACGAGCGCGTGTCTGTCATTCTTCCGGAAGTCAAAGCCTTTATCGTCAAAAAATGGGGCGAAGAAACAAGAGCTAAAATAAGGCAATCTTAA
- a CDS encoding replication initiator protein A: MVDETAVKLKALESAALRRKIEAVARPGETYEQAAARIRQNEENTILHRSHTHRAPSSDRQADIFVPTRYDVGTRDSRSIMDVAVFRLSKREKRAGDVIRYDLPDGYVEVKAGPDGMASIWDYDIVLMLISYLTDAMNRYCEGKEDKPGRTFRPHVSEILKFCRKGDGGRQIEEVEKALDRLRGTTIKSVREQPAIGGKRGLREIKAEGLIGDYTVLSYTETGKIASVEIEIPKWLHREVTDRKRPDVLTVHPDYFLIEPGIGRFIYRLARRAAGKSVAKWSFQLIYQRSGSTGTFKKFTFTLRKLIETNDLPEYRLAEESGQEGPLLVIKHKESLIEN; encoded by the coding sequence ATGGTTGACGAGACTGCGGTCAAGCTGAAAGCGCTTGAGAGCGCCGCACTGCGACGCAAGATAGAGGCTGTTGCCAGGCCAGGCGAAACTTATGAGCAAGCTGCGGCTAGAATTCGGCAAAACGAAGAAAACACCATTCTTCATAGATCACATACACATCGAGCACCTTCAAGCGACAGACAGGCTGATATTTTCGTGCCGACACGCTATGACGTTGGCACGCGTGACAGCCGAAGCATCATGGACGTCGCAGTATTCCGGTTGTCCAAGCGAGAGAAGCGCGCGGGAGATGTTATCCGATACGATCTGCCGGACGGATATGTCGAGGTCAAGGCCGGTCCGGACGGCATGGCGTCGATTTGGGATTACGACATCGTGCTGATGTTGATCTCTTATTTGACCGATGCCATGAACCGCTATTGTGAAGGAAAGGAAGACAAGCCAGGCCGCACATTCCGTCCACACGTTAGCGAAATTCTCAAGTTCTGCCGAAAAGGCGACGGTGGCCGGCAAATTGAAGAAGTCGAAAAAGCGCTGGATCGTCTGAGAGGAACGACCATCAAGAGTGTGCGCGAGCAACCCGCCATCGGAGGGAAGCGCGGCTTACGCGAAATCAAGGCTGAAGGCTTAATCGGCGATTACACGGTGCTCTCCTACACCGAAACAGGCAAGATTGCGTCTGTTGAAATAGAGATCCCGAAATGGCTGCACCGCGAAGTTACAGATCGGAAGCGTCCGGACGTATTGACTGTCCACCCTGATTATTTCCTGATAGAACCCGGCATCGGCCGCTTCATCTATCGCTTGGCACGCCGGGCCGCAGGCAAAAGCGTGGCTAAGTGGTCGTTTCAACTCATCTACCAGCGCAGCGGTAGCACGGGCACGTTCAAGAAGTTCACATTCACCTTACGCAAGCTGATCGAAACTAACGACCTGCCTGAATACCGACTCGCAGAGGAAAGCGGTCAGGAAGGCCCCTTATTGGTCATAAAACATAAAGAGTCATTAATCGAAAATTAA
- the trbB gene encoding P-type conjugative transfer ATPase TrbB, whose protein sequence is MTSLNDNPDNTRDRAKRKLERDMGATLLSALYDPKTVEIMLNADGKLWQERLGEPMQCIGTMRVAQAQAIIETIAGYHGKEVTRQKPILEGELPLDGSRFAGQLPPIVPAPTFAIRKKAVAIFTLDQYVEGGIMTPGQRQVIIESVAAHRNILVIGGTGSGKTTLVNAIINQMVANDPTERVFIIEDTGEIQCAAENYVQYHTSIDVTMTALLKTTLRMRPDRILVGEVRGPEALDLLMAWNTGHEGGAATLHANNARAGLDRLAMLISMHPDSPKPIEPLIGEAVHVVVHIARTPEGRRIQEIIEVSGYHGGQYNIRSL, encoded by the coding sequence ATGACCTCATTAAACGATAACCCTGACAACACCCGTGATCGAGCCAAACGTAAGTTGGAACGCGACATGGGGGCGACACTCTTGTCGGCCCTATACGATCCCAAAACCGTTGAAATCATGCTCAACGCCGACGGCAAGCTGTGGCAAGAGAGGCTTGGCGAGCCCATGCAGTGTATTGGCACCATGCGCGTTGCACAGGCGCAAGCCATCATCGAGACCATTGCCGGTTATCACGGCAAAGAGGTGACTCGTCAAAAACCCATACTGGAAGGAGAGTTACCGTTAGATGGTTCTCGCTTTGCCGGTCAGCTTCCCCCGATTGTTCCGGCCCCGACTTTTGCCATCCGTAAGAAGGCCGTTGCTATTTTCACGTTAGACCAATATGTCGAGGGCGGAATAATGACCCCCGGACAACGCCAAGTGATTATTGAATCAGTTGCCGCACACCGAAACATTCTGGTTATCGGTGGCACAGGCTCAGGCAAAACGACTCTGGTCAATGCGATTATTAATCAGATGGTGGCGAACGATCCGACTGAACGCGTCTTCATCATCGAGGACACCGGCGAAATCCAATGTGCTGCGGAGAATTACGTTCAGTATCACACCAGCATCGACGTAACAATGACGGCGCTATTGAAAACCACGCTGCGTATGCGCCCGGACCGGATTTTAGTCGGTGAAGTGCGCGGCCCGGAAGCGCTCGATTTGTTAATGGCCTGGAATACCGGCCATGAAGGCGGGGCGGCAACACTGCATGCCAATAACGCCAGAGCCGGACTTGATCGGTTGGCCATGCTCATCAGCATGCATCCCGATTCCCCCAAACCCATCGAACCGCTCATCGGCGAGGCGGTTCATGTTGTCGTGCATATCGCCAGAACCCCGGAAGGCCGTCGTATTCAGGAAATTATTGAGGTTTCCGGATACCACGGCGGCCAATACAACATAAGATCACTTTAG
- a CDS encoding TrfB-related DNA-binding protein, with amino-acid sequence MIERLSEAQFEEAIKGLNVGRQTIDIARGVLVEGRPQSEFVAALGISKGAVSQAVSRVKAAVQQEKIPEGFERVSAVLPKHQAFIVKKWAEDATKKLETKK; translated from the coding sequence ATGATAGAAAGATTAAGCGAAGCTCAATTCGAAGAGGCCATAAAGGGGTTGAATGTCGGTCGGCAGACCATCGACATAGCGCGGGGGGTACTGGTGGAAGGAAGACCGCAGTCCGAGTTTGTGGCAGCGCTAGGGATATCGAAGGGCGCGGTATCGCAAGCAGTCAGCCGCGTAAAGGCGGCGGTCCAACAAGAGAAGATCCCGGAGGGCTTCGAGCGGGTGTCGGCGGTCCTACCGAAGCATCAAGCGTTTATCGTCAAGAAATGGGCAGAGGACGCAACCAAAAAACTGGAGACAAAGAAATGA
- a CDS encoding ParA family protein, giving the protein MKTLVTANQKGGVGKTSTLVHLAFDFLERGMRVAVIDLDTQANASYTLQEFESGSLASQMFTTDDDKLRACFNNLTAEPALCLISSDAAMANMEKLTMTEAATSFKRNIKVLAECGFDACLIDTAPSLGVSMAAALFAADYVFSPIELEAYSIQGIKKMVTTIVNIRKSNPGLQFLGMVPSKVDGRNSRHGRHLEELKRAYPQLMIPVGIGLRSSIADALASGMPVWKIKKTAARKAAQEVRAFATHIFEKMEMTQ; this is encoded by the coding sequence ATGAAAACACTGGTCACAGCGAATCAAAAAGGGGGCGTTGGCAAAACTTCGACCCTGGTACATCTCGCGTTTGATTTCCTTGAGCGAGGTATGAGAGTTGCTGTGATCGACCTTGATACACAGGCAAACGCGTCTTATACGCTGCAAGAATTTGAAAGCGGCTCTCTTGCCAGTCAGATGTTCACGACTGACGATGACAAATTGCGTGCTTGCTTCAACAACCTGACCGCCGAACCGGCACTATGTTTGATAAGTTCCGATGCGGCTATGGCGAACATGGAAAAGCTCACCATGACGGAAGCGGCAACGAGCTTTAAGCGGAATATCAAAGTATTGGCTGAATGTGGTTTTGATGCCTGTTTAATCGACACCGCTCCGTCTCTTGGCGTCAGTATGGCCGCCGCTCTTTTTGCGGCCGATTATGTTTTTTCGCCCATTGAGCTGGAAGCTTATAGCATCCAGGGCATCAAGAAGATGGTCACGACAATTGTCAACATCCGCAAATCAAATCCCGGTTTGCAATTTTTGGGCATGGTGCCGAGTAAGGTCGATGGCCGAAACTCACGCCACGGCCGACACCTGGAAGAATTGAAGCGCGCTTATCCGCAATTGATGATACCTGTCGGTATTGGCCTCCGAAGCAGTATTGCCGATGCGTTAGCGTCAGGCATGCCCGTCTGGAAAATTAAGAAAACCGCCGCGCGCAAGGCCGCACAGGAAGTTCGTGCGTTTGCAACACATATTTTTGAAAAAATGGAGATGACACAATGA